From the genome of Flavobacterium luteolum, one region includes:
- a CDS encoding NAD(P)/FAD-dependent oxidoreductase: MEQKHFEVIIIGGSYSGLSAAMSLGRSLRQVLVIDSGLPCNRQTPHSHNFITQDGEKPAVISAKAKLQVDIYKTVQFFNGLAVKAVKTESGFEITTESGAVFTSRKVLFATGVKDLIPEIESFAACWGISVLHCPYCHGYEVKNEKTAIIANGEMGFEFAKLISNWTKDLRLCTNGKSELSLEQTQILKNHGVQIFEEEIDSFEHSKGYVSNIVFKNGNKVEVKAIYSRPAFEQHCLLPKDLGCDINEQGLLKVDAMQKTNIAGVFASGDCTTQMRSVAIAVSTGSFAGAVINKELIDDDFSQ, from the coding sequence ATGGAACAGAAGCATTTTGAAGTGATTATTATTGGTGGCAGTTATAGCGGATTATCTGCCGCAATGAGTCTAGGACGTTCCTTGCGTCAGGTTTTGGTTATCGACAGCGGTTTGCCTTGCAACAGACAAACACCGCATTCTCATAATTTTATTACACAAGATGGTGAGAAGCCAGCAGTTATTTCGGCGAAAGCCAAATTGCAAGTAGACATTTATAAAACGGTTCAATTTTTTAACGGACTTGCTGTAAAAGCAGTTAAGACAGAAAGCGGTTTTGAAATTACAACCGAATCGGGAGCTGTTTTTACTTCGAGAAAAGTATTGTTTGCAACTGGAGTTAAAGACCTGATTCCTGAAATTGAGAGTTTTGCGGCTTGTTGGGGAATTTCGGTTTTACATTGTCCGTATTGTCATGGTTATGAAGTTAAAAACGAAAAAACAGCAATTATTGCCAATGGAGAAATGGGATTTGAATTTGCTAAATTGATTTCGAACTGGACTAAGGATTTACGATTATGTACCAACGGAAAATCGGAATTGAGTTTAGAACAAACTCAAATTCTTAAAAATCATGGTGTTCAGATTTTTGAAGAAGAAATAGATTCTTTTGAACATAGTAAAGGATATGTTTCGAATATCGTTTTCAAGAATGGAAATAAAGTTGAAGTTAAAGCCATTTATTCGCGACCAGCGTTTGAACAGCATTGTTTGCTGCCAAAAGATTTAGGCTGTGATATAAATGAACAAGGTTTATTAAAAGTTGATGCGATGCAGAAAACAAATATTGCTGGAGTTTTTGCCAGCGGAGATTGTACAACACAAATGCGATCTGTGGCCATTGCGGTTTCTACGGGTTCGTTCGCTGGCGCGGTCATTAATAAAGAGCTTATTGACGATGATTTTAGTCAATAG
- a CDS encoding MerC domain-containing protein produces MKKISTSFYDILGISSATICLVHCLIFPLLTILPLGLSHNPIIDLLFASIGLFAILKIIKKSALLVSSILVVSMALIWISILAELFLEIHLDLIYFGGIGMIIGHLINYKLHKKQNH; encoded by the coding sequence ATGAAGAAAATAAGCACATCCTTTTACGATATTTTAGGAATTTCGAGCGCAACCATTTGTCTGGTGCATTGCTTGATTTTTCCTCTTTTAACGATTCTCCCTTTAGGCTTGAGTCACAACCCAATTATAGATTTACTATTTGCTTCGATAGGTTTATTTGCAATTCTCAAAATTATAAAAAAATCAGCTCTTTTGGTATCGTCCATTTTGGTTGTTTCAATGGCGCTGATTTGGATTAGTATTTTGGCAGAACTCTTTTTAGAAATTCATCTTGATCTGATCTATTTTGGTGGAATCGGAATGATTATCGGGCATTTAATCAATTATAAATTACATAAAAAACAAAATCATTAA
- a CDS encoding Fur family transcriptional regulator encodes MKTTRNTAAKTAVLEVFEKSKTALSHTEIQKQLNDLCDRVTIYRILDRLMNEDIIHKISNLDGTVKYAKCNHSHQRVHIHNHAHFSCENCHEITCLENVKPSYIMPHNYKVNEINFTLSGLCPNCLNSNI; translated from the coding sequence ATGAAGACTACACGTAATACCGCAGCAAAGACAGCTGTTTTAGAGGTGTTTGAGAAATCTAAAACGGCTCTTTCACATACCGAAATTCAGAAACAATTAAATGATTTGTGCGATCGCGTTACCATTTACAGAATTTTGGACCGATTAATGAATGAAGATATTATTCATAAAATTTCCAATTTAGACGGAACGGTAAAGTATGCCAAATGCAATCATTCACATCAGCGCGTACATATTCACAACCATGCGCACTTTAGCTGCGAGAATTGTCATGAGATTACTTGTCTTGAGAATGTAAAACCAAGCTATATTATGCCTCATAACTATAAAGTAAACGAGATTAATTTTACTTTATCGGGATTGTGTCCGAATTGTTTAAATTCTAACATTTAA
- a CDS encoding Nramp family divalent metal transporter, with amino-acid sequence MTKSLEEVHESVSTENKKKGFRKILAFLGPAYLVSVGYMDPGNWATDIAGGSQFGYTLVWVLLMSNLMALLLQSLSARLGIVTQRDLAQASRETYSKYINYILYFLAEIAIAACDLAEVLGMAIGINLLFGIPLLEAVLITVLDTFLLLFLINKGIRKMEAFIIALVAIIGFSFIFEMIFAEPEMGKVLAGLIPSIPNSAALYIAIGIIGATVMPHNLYLHSSLVQTRKFDRTPAGIKQALKYNLIDSTIALNLAFFVNAAILILAAATFHKNGMYEVAEIQDAHQFLEPLLGTKWAPVLFAVALIAAGQSSTVTGTLAGQIVMEGYLHFRIQPWVRRIITRLIAIIPAVIVILIYGESVTGKLLILSQVILSLQLGFAIIPLIHFVSDKSKMNGFHISRTTQVVSWIIATIIVSLNAKLVYDEITSWLASSNHPMVLWFTVVPLAFGFAALLLYIVFKPFIAKFKSKTINHSPHHLKLKFSPRKSQSIQNIAISVDFSHADEAALNKAFELGGIDTEYTLIHIVETVGALMYGVNIHDHETTIDEKLLLKYKEMLSEKGFKIKTELGFGKPNSVIPKIINEGSFDILVMGTHGHTGLKDILFGTTVDKLRHKISIPLLIVK; translated from the coding sequence ATGACCAAATCTTTAGAAGAAGTCCACGAATCGGTTTCTACAGAAAATAAAAAAAAGGGTTTTAGAAAAATTTTAGCCTTCTTAGGTCCCGCTTATCTTGTAAGTGTCGGCTATATGGATCCGGGAAACTGGGCGACTGATATTGCCGGCGGAAGCCAATTCGGATACACTTTAGTCTGGGTTTTATTAATGAGTAACTTAATGGCTCTGCTATTGCAGAGTTTGAGCGCTCGCCTCGGAATTGTAACACAGCGTGACCTTGCGCAAGCCTCTCGAGAAACCTATTCCAAATACATCAACTATATTTTATATTTTCTTGCTGAAATTGCAATTGCGGCTTGTGATCTTGCCGAAGTTCTCGGAATGGCAATCGGAATTAACCTTCTTTTCGGAATTCCGTTACTCGAAGCAGTTCTCATTACCGTTTTAGACACCTTTTTACTACTTTTCTTGATCAATAAAGGAATTCGCAAGATGGAAGCCTTTATTATTGCTTTAGTTGCCATAATTGGCTTCTCTTTTATTTTTGAAATGATTTTTGCTGAGCCAGAAATGGGTAAAGTTTTAGCAGGACTTATTCCTTCGATTCCAAATTCAGCTGCTTTATATATTGCCATCGGAATTATTGGAGCAACTGTAATGCCTCACAATTTGTACTTGCATTCGTCTTTAGTTCAAACCAGAAAATTCGATAGAACGCCAGCAGGAATCAAACAGGCTTTAAAATACAATTTAATCGATTCTACAATTGCCTTAAACCTAGCTTTCTTTGTAAATGCTGCTATTCTGATTCTTGCAGCCGCGACTTTCCATAAAAACGGAATGTATGAAGTGGCCGAAATTCAAGACGCGCATCAATTTCTTGAACCGTTGTTAGGAACCAAATGGGCACCAGTTTTATTTGCTGTTGCCTTGATCGCTGCTGGACAAAGTTCGACCGTAACAGGGACTCTTGCAGGACAAATTGTAATGGAAGGTTATCTGCATTTCAGAATTCAGCCTTGGGTTCGAAGAATCATAACTCGTTTAATTGCTATTATTCCTGCCGTAATCGTAATTTTAATTTATGGCGAAAGCGTAACAGGAAAACTTTTAATTCTAAGTCAGGTTATTTTAAGCTTACAGCTCGGATTTGCCATTATTCCCCTTATACACTTTGTGAGCGATAAATCAAAAATGAATGGTTTTCATATTTCCAGAACCACTCAGGTCGTTTCTTGGATTATTGCGACGATCATTGTTTCTCTGAATGCGAAATTGGTTTATGACGAAATCACTTCTTGGTTAGCAAGTTCAAATCATCCAATGGTACTTTGGTTTACGGTAGTTCCACTAGCTTTCGGATTCGCAGCTTTATTGCTGTATATCGTCTTCAAACCATTTATCGCCAAATTCAAATCAAAAACAATAAATCATTCACCACACCATCTTAAATTGAAGTTTTCGCCAAGAAAAAGTCAGAGCATTCAAAACATCGCTATTTCTGTAGATTTCTCACATGCTGACGAAGCTGCATTAAACAAAGCCTTCGAATTGGGTGGCATTGACACCGAATATACGCTCATTCACATTGTAGAAACCGTTGGTGCTTTAATGTATGGCGTTAATATTCACGATCATGAAACTACAATCGACGAAAAATTATTATTAAAATATAAAGAAATGCTTTCCGAAAAAGGGTTCAAAATTAAAACCGAACTCGGATTTGGAAAACCAAACAGCGTAATTCCGAAAATTATAAACGAAGGAAGTTTTGATATTCTCGTTATGGGAACCCACGGCCACACTGGATTGAAAGATATTCTTTTCGGCACAACAGTAGATAAATTGAGACATAAAATTTCGATACCTTTGTTGATTGTTAAATAA
- a CDS encoding metal-dependent transcriptional regulator, whose amino-acid sequence MTFSEENYLKSIYHLTAALETEVSTNAIAEIMETKASSVTDMLKKLAEKDLVNYKKYQGVSLTENGKLAAKMIVRKHRLWEVFLVEKLNFSWDEVHDIAEQLEHIKSEQLINRLDDFLGNPTEDPHGDPIPDANGRIIKIEKYLLSELEENQAGVCVGVKDTSSEFLKYLDKQGIALGSKIELLSKESFDLSVKIKVNDRELSISNKIASNLFVKLV is encoded by the coding sequence ATGACCTTTTCAGAAGAAAACTACTTAAAATCGATCTATCACCTGACAGCCGCTTTGGAAACTGAAGTCAGCACCAATGCTATTGCAGAAATTATGGAAACGAAAGCTTCCTCTGTAACCGATATGCTAAAAAAACTGGCAGAGAAAGATTTGGTTAATTATAAAAAATACCAAGGGGTTTCTTTAACCGAAAACGGAAAACTGGCTGCCAAAATGATTGTTAGAAAACATCGTCTTTGGGAGGTTTTTTTGGTTGAAAAACTAAACTTTAGCTGGGATGAGGTTCACGATATTGCAGAACAGTTAGAGCACATTAAATCGGAACAATTGATTAATCGTCTAGATGATTTTCTCGGCAATCCGACCGAAGATCCTCACGGCGATCCAATTCCAGATGCAAATGGGCGAATCATTAAAATTGAGAAATACCTTTTATCTGAGCTTGAAGAGAATCAAGCAGGAGTTTGTGTTGGCGTAAAAGACACTTCTTCAGAGTTTTTGAAATATCTGGACAAACAGGGAATCGCTTTGGGATCAAAAATTGAATTGCTTTCTAAAGAATCTTTCGATCTATCGGTAAAAATTAAAGTGAATGATAGAGAATTATCGATTTCTAATAAAATTGCTTCTAATTTGTTTGTGAAGTTGGTTTAG
- a CDS encoding enoyl-CoA hydratase/isomerase family protein, whose amino-acid sequence MNYENLLISIEGNIATVTINRPAKLNALNKETISDLSKAIKLLGKNDDIRVIILTGSGEKAFVAGADISEFANYTIVEGAQLAAEGQELLFDMIEGLKKPVIAAINGFALGGGLELAMACHFRIASDNAKMGLPEVTLGLIPGYGGTQRLPQLIGKGRAMEMIMTAAMITAEQGKEYGLVNHVVPQEELLSFTNVIAQKIIKNAPFAIGKAIKAINANFADGKNGFDVEIKSFGKCFGTQDFKEGTTAFLEKRKAEFTGK is encoded by the coding sequence ATGAACTACGAAAATCTTTTAATTTCTATTGAAGGGAATATCGCAACCGTTACTATAAACAGACCAGCAAAATTAAACGCTTTAAACAAAGAAACTATTAGCGATCTGAGTAAAGCGATTAAATTATTGGGTAAAAATGATGATATCCGCGTTATTATCTTAACAGGAAGTGGCGAAAAAGCATTTGTTGCCGGAGCTGATATTTCAGAATTTGCTAATTACACTATTGTCGAAGGCGCACAATTGGCCGCTGAAGGTCAGGAATTGCTATTTGACATGATTGAAGGTTTGAAAAAACCAGTTATTGCAGCAATAAACGGATTTGCATTAGGAGGCGGATTAGAATTGGCAATGGCTTGTCATTTCAGAATCGCTTCGGATAATGCAAAAATGGGACTTCCAGAAGTTACTTTAGGATTAATTCCTGGTTATGGAGGGACGCAGCGTTTACCGCAATTAATTGGAAAAGGCCGCGCAATGGAAATGATCATGACAGCAGCGATGATTACTGCCGAACAAGGAAAAGAGTATGGTTTAGTAAACCATGTTGTGCCTCAGGAAGAATTACTGTCATTTACAAACGTGATTGCGCAGAAAATTATCAAAAATGCACCTTTCGCTATCGGAAAAGCTATAAAAGCAATCAATGCTAATTTTGCAGATGGTAAAAACGGTTTTGATGTAGAAATAAAATCTTTCGGAAAATGTTTCGGAACACAAGATTTTAAAGAAGGAACTACAGCATTTTTAGAAAAACGTAAAGCTGAATTTACAGGAAAATAG
- a CDS encoding sensor histidine kinase, with protein MIVLIVVASFLLASISIIQFKTEAKEYHQERLERKENAVKEHINYVLATTTYPLKTQNLDLIFKDKIHELAQIHKIEINIYSLDGKLLKSSKESFAVDKIAPPIPEYILKLVRSSIEKRFVDIKTIDGVKNRSSYSLIKDEKFKPLGILNLPYLEDDGYYDNELNTFLIRLSQVYSFMLIVAFALAYFLSTYITKSLKTISDRLEETNLDQKNEKIVLEANSKEVNFLIKAYNGMVDKLETSAIKLAQSEREEAWREMAKQVAHEIKNPLTPMRLTVQSFQRKFDPAAPDVKQKMNDYSETLIQQIDTMTAVASAFSNFASMPAQQNETLNVVEVVELALDIFNEDYISFEKEEEEIISKMDRTQLIRVITNLVKNATQAIPESQFHKSIVVTVKRQDNNVEIAVKDNGIGIQKQDIGRIFEPKFTTKTSGMGLGLGIIKNIIENYKGTITFESTYGKGTTFTVSLPITNS; from the coding sequence ATGATTGTATTGATTGTTGTGGCATCTTTTTTATTGGCTTCGATTTCGATTATTCAGTTTAAAACTGAGGCCAAAGAATATCATCAGGAACGTTTAGAACGAAAAGAAAATGCGGTAAAAGAACATATCAATTACGTTCTGGCGACCACGACTTATCCTTTAAAAACTCAGAATTTAGATTTAATTTTTAAAGATAAAATTCATGAGCTGGCGCAGATTCATAAAATCGAAATCAATATTTACAGTTTGGATGGAAAACTTTTAAAATCATCCAAAGAATCTTTTGCGGTTGATAAAATTGCACCTCCCATTCCGGAATATATTCTTAAACTGGTTCGTTCTTCTATCGAAAAGCGTTTTGTTGATATTAAAACGATTGATGGAGTCAAAAACCGATCTTCATACAGTTTAATTAAAGACGAAAAATTCAAACCGCTCGGAATCTTGAATCTTCCATATTTAGAAGATGATGGTTATTATGATAATGAGTTGAATACTTTCTTAATTCGTCTGAGTCAGGTGTATTCTTTTATGCTGATTGTTGCTTTTGCTTTGGCATATTTCCTTTCGACTTATATCACAAAATCGTTGAAAACCATTTCAGATCGTTTAGAAGAAACCAATTTGGATCAGAAAAACGAAAAAATTGTGTTAGAAGCTAACAGTAAAGAAGTCAACTTCCTGATCAAAGCTTATAACGGAATGGTGGATAAACTCGAAACGAGTGCAATTAAGCTAGCACAAAGCGAACGTGAAGAAGCTTGGCGCGAAATGGCGAAACAAGTTGCGCACGAAATTAAAAATCCGCTTACGCCGATGCGTTTGACGGTTCAGAGTTTCCAGAGAAAATTTGATCCTGCGGCTCCAGATGTAAAACAAAAAATGAATGATTACTCCGAAACTTTAATTCAGCAAATAGATACCATGACGGCTGTGGCTTCGGCATTTTCCAACTTTGCTTCGATGCCTGCACAGCAAAATGAAACTTTAAATGTTGTTGAGGTTGTCGAACTGGCTTTAGATATTTTCAACGAAGATTATATTTCTTTCGAAAAAGAAGAAGAAGAAATCATTTCTAAAATGGATCGTACACAATTGATCCGTGTCATTACCAATTTGGTTAAAAACGCGACTCAGGCAATCCCAGAAAGTCAGTTTCATAAATCAATTGTAGTTACTGTAAAAAGACAGGATAATAATGTTGAAATTGCGGTAAAAGACAACGGAATCGGTATTCAGAAACAAGACATCGGAAGAATTTTCGAGCCAAAATTTACTACCAAAACCAGTGGTATGGGACTTGGACTCGGAATTATCAAAAACATTATCGAAAATTACAAAGGAACAATTACCTTTGAGTCAACTTACGGAAAAGGAACCACATTTACGGTTTCTCTCCCTATCACCAACTCATAA
- a CDS encoding CopD family protein has product MEYYNYLKSLHLIFVITWFAGLFYIVRLFVYQIEANEKPSPEKEILQAQYKIMAYRLWYIITWPSAILASIFAFWMLFFTEAGSVWIKMPWMHVKLCFVFLLYLYHGKCHQIFKQLQRDEVKYSNNFMRLWNEGATIILFAVVFLVVLKSAINWIFGVIGIILFSVLIMLGFRFYKRIRERK; this is encoded by the coding sequence ATGGAATACTATAACTATCTAAAATCACTGCATCTTATCTTCGTGATTACTTGGTTTGCGGGTCTATTTTATATTGTGCGTTTGTTTGTGTATCAGATTGAAGCCAACGAAAAACCTTCGCCAGAAAAAGAAATTCTACAAGCACAATACAAAATAATGGCCTACCGTTTGTGGTATATCATTACATGGCCATCGGCGATTTTGGCAAGCATCTTTGCTTTTTGGATGCTGTTTTTTACAGAGGCAGGAAGCGTTTGGATCAAAATGCCGTGGATGCACGTAAAATTATGTTTCGTTTTCCTATTATATTTATATCACGGAAAATGTCATCAGATTTTTAAGCAATTACAAAGAGATGAGGTAAAATATTCCAATAATTTTATGCGTTTGTGGAATGAAGGCGCAACCATTATTCTATTTGCTGTTGTCTTTTTAGTAGTTTTAAAAAGTGCCATCAACTGGATTTTCGGCGTAATCGGGATTATTTTATTCTCGGTTTTAATTATGCTGGGATTCCGTTTTTATAAAAGAATTAGAGAGAGAAAATAG
- the hemH gene encoding ferrochelatase: MKGALLINLGSPDSPTPKDVKPYLDEFLMDKYVIDVPYLLRALLVRGIILRKRPEESAHAYAKIWWKEGSPLIVLSERMHKKVQPLSNIPVSLAMRYGSMTIEKGLQELSDQGVTEVLLFPLYPQYAMASTLTILVLAEEIRKKKFPHMKFSDVPAFFNKPDYIKNVADSIKKHLRDFDYDQLVFSYHGIPERHVRKTDKTKSHKKFVTNEMCCEVGTPEAEFCYRTHCYETTRLVVEQLGIPKDKYCVTFQSRLAGDKWLEPYTDVEIDNMPARGIKKIAVVTPAFVTDCLETLEEIAMRAKEDFEANGGEEFLAIPCLNDDDEWCETVAGWINDWAK; this comes from the coding sequence ATGAAAGGCGCACTTTTAATAAACTTAGGATCACCAGACAGTCCAACACCAAAAGATGTAAAACCCTATTTAGACGAATTTTTAATGGATAAATACGTAATCGACGTTCCGTATTTATTGAGAGCATTATTAGTTCGCGGTATTATTTTAAGAAAAAGACCAGAAGAATCGGCTCATGCTTACGCTAAAATCTGGTGGAAAGAAGGTTCGCCGTTAATTGTTCTTTCTGAAAGAATGCACAAAAAAGTACAGCCTTTATCAAATATTCCAGTTTCGCTTGCAATGCGTTACGGATCTATGACAATCGAAAAAGGCTTGCAGGAATTAAGCGATCAGGGCGTAACAGAGGTATTACTTTTTCCTTTATATCCACAATATGCAATGGCTTCTACTTTGACCATTTTGGTTTTGGCAGAAGAAATCCGCAAGAAGAAATTCCCTCACATGAAGTTTTCAGATGTTCCAGCGTTTTTCAATAAACCAGATTACATCAAAAATGTTGCAGATTCAATCAAAAAACATTTACGTGATTTTGATTATGATCAGTTGGTGTTTTCGTATCATGGAATTCCAGAGCGTCACGTTCGTAAAACAGATAAAACAAAATCACATAAAAAATTCGTAACCAACGAAATGTGTTGTGAAGTTGGAACTCCAGAAGCCGAATTCTGCTATAGAACACATTGTTACGAAACAACGCGTTTGGTGGTTGAGCAATTGGGAATTCCAAAAGACAAATATTGCGTGACTTTCCAATCGAGATTAGCAGGAGACAAATGGCTTGAGCCTTATACTGATGTTGAAATTGACAATATGCCAGCAAGAGGAATTAAGAAAATTGCGGTTGTAACTCCAGCTTTCGTTACCGATTGTTTAGAGACTTTAGAGGAAATCGCAATGCGTGCCAAAGAAGATTTTGAAGCAAATGGAGGAGAAGAGTTTTTAGCAATTCCTTGCTTGAATGATGATGATGAATGGTGCGAAACAGTTGCTGGTTGGATTAACGATTGGGCTAAATAA
- a CDS encoding AraC family transcriptional regulator: MSSQEVIKIEDDFTLIRFQNDGPEPFYAQHEIIGTGLIQFHFGIKGNAKFLFNQGNYALELKEEKSLLLYNPQKELPLNLELAPNSWAISVIVSIKKFHALFSAEADYITFLSPDNKDKKYYNEGNISPSMAIVLSQLFHYNLHPSIKNLYYKGKGYELLSLYFNRTEDPNAEQCPFLIDEDNVLKIRKAKEIVIANMSEPPGLQELADEIGLNLKKLKMGFKQIYGDTVYGFLFDYKMDFARKLLDSGSYNVNEVGLKIGYSTGSHFIAAFKKKFGTTPKKYLMSINANV; this comes from the coding sequence ATGAGTTCTCAAGAAGTTATAAAAATTGAAGACGACTTTACGCTGATCCGTTTTCAAAATGATGGTCCAGAACCTTTTTATGCACAGCACGAAATAATAGGTACTGGCCTGATACAGTTTCACTTCGGGATAAAAGGAAATGCAAAATTTTTATTCAATCAAGGCAATTACGCTTTAGAATTGAAAGAGGAAAAATCGTTGCTTTTATACAATCCACAGAAAGAATTGCCGCTAAATCTAGAGCTGGCTCCAAACTCGTGGGCGATTTCAGTAATTGTCTCCATCAAGAAATTTCACGCCTTATTTTCTGCCGAAGCCGATTATATTACTTTTCTAAGTCCTGATAATAAGGATAAAAAGTATTATAACGAAGGGAATATCAGTCCGTCAATGGCGATTGTTCTGAGTCAGTTGTTTCATTACAATCTTCATCCATCCATAAAAAATCTATATTATAAAGGAAAGGGATATGAATTGCTGAGTTTATATTTCAATAGAACAGAAGATCCAAATGCAGAACAATGTCCATTTTTGATTGATGAAGATAATGTTCTAAAAATCAGAAAAGCAAAAGAAATTGTAATCGCTAATATGTCCGAACCGCCAGGATTGCAAGAATTGGCAGATGAAATTGGTTTGAATTTGAAAAAACTCAAAATGGGTTTCAAACAGATTTATGGCGATACGGTTTATGGTTTCTTATTCGATTATAAAATGGATTTCGCCAGAAAACTTTTAGACAGCGGTTCTTATAATGTAAACGAAGTAGGACTGAAGATTGGCTATAGCACGGGAAGTCATTTTATAGCTGCATTTAAAAAGAAATTCGGAACAACACCAAAAAAATATTTGATGTCGATTAATGCGAATGTTTAA
- the hemA gene encoding glutamyl-tRNA reductase produces MENNNVPKHLYFYSVGLSYKKADAEVRGQFSLDAVAKTRLLEQAKNDGIESLLVTSTCNRTEIYGFAEHPFQLIKLICDNSNGSVDAFQKVGFVYKNQEAINHMFRVGTGLDSQILGDFEIISQIKTSFTHSKSMGLANAFMERLVNAVIQASKRIKTETEISSGATSVSFASVQYILKNVEDISNKNILLFGTGKIGRNTCENLVKHTKNEHITLINRTKDKAEKLAGKLNLIVKDYSELHLELQKADVVVVATGAQNPTVDKAILNLKKPLLILDLSIPKNVHENVEELEGVTLIHMDYLSQLTDETLENRKLHIPAAEAIIEEIKEEFVTWMKGRKFAPTINALKEKLNAIKASELDFQSKKIADFNEEQAEIISNRIIQKITTHFANHLKDDDTMVDESIEWIEKVFKIKAS; encoded by the coding sequence ATGGAAAACAATAACGTACCGAAACACCTTTATTTTTACTCAGTTGGTCTGAGTTATAAAAAAGCTGATGCTGAGGTTAGAGGTCAATTTAGTTTGGACGCCGTTGCGAAAACTCGCCTGCTAGAACAAGCTAAAAACGATGGAATAGAAAGTTTACTAGTTACTTCAACTTGCAACAGAACTGAAATCTACGGTTTTGCTGAACATCCATTTCAATTAATAAAACTTATTTGCGATAATAGTAACGGATCTGTAGATGCTTTCCAAAAAGTAGGTTTCGTTTACAAAAATCAAGAAGCAATTAATCATATGTTTCGCGTAGGAACTGGTTTAGACAGTCAGATCTTAGGCGATTTTGAAATTATATCTCAAATAAAAACCAGTTTTACACATTCAAAATCAATGGGATTAGCCAATGCTTTTATGGAAAGATTGGTAAATGCGGTAATTCAGGCGAGCAAAAGAATTAAAACGGAAACAGAAATCAGTTCTGGTGCTACTTCGGTTTCTTTTGCATCTGTACAATATATTTTGAAGAATGTTGAAGATATCAGCAACAAAAACATTTTACTTTTTGGAACTGGGAAAATTGGAAGAAATACGTGCGAGAATTTAGTAAAACATACTAAAAACGAGCATATCACTTTGATCAACAGAACTAAAGATAAAGCAGAGAAATTAGCAGGAAAGTTAAATCTGATTGTTAAAGATTATTCTGAATTACATTTAGAACTTCAAAAAGCCGATGTTGTAGTTGTTGCAACAGGGGCGCAAAACCCAACAGTTGACAAAGCCATCTTAAATCTTAAAAAACCTTTGTTGATTCTGGATTTATCGATTCCGAAAAACGTTCATGAAAACGTTGAGGAATTAGAAGGCGTAACTTTAATTCACATGGATTATCTGTCTCAATTGACAGATGAAACTTTGGAAAACAGAAAATTACACATTCCAGCTGCTGAAGCGATCATCGAAGAAATCAAAGAAGAATTTGTTACTTGGATGAAAGGAAGAAAATTTGCTCCGACAATTAATGCTTTAAAAGAGAAATTAAACGCTATAAAAGCTTCGGAACTAGATTTTCAAAGTAAAAAAATCGCCGATTTTAATGAAGAGCAAGCTGAAATCATCAGTAACCGAATCATCCAGAAAATCACTACTCATTTTGCCAATCATTTAAAAGACGACGATACCATGGTTGATGAAAGCATCGAATGGATCGAGAAAGTTTTCAAAATAAAAGCATCTTAA